A DNA window from Doryrhamphus excisus isolate RoL2022-K1 chromosome 2, RoL_Dexc_1.0, whole genome shotgun sequence contains the following coding sequences:
- the si:ch73-234b20.5 gene encoding vesicle-associated membrane protein 8 — translation MDNPNFQPSSAPSKLDHVQGQVNEVKVILKDNIDKVLERGDRLDDLIGKTDDLQASADSFQRTSTRVARKYWWKNIKMMILIGVVVLVVLILIILFATNVI, via the exons ATG GACAACCCAAACTTCCAGCCGAGCAGCGCACCATCCAAGCTGGACCACGTGCAGGGCCAGGTGAATGAAGTGAAGGTGATCCTGAAAGACAACATCGACAAGGTGCTGGAGAGAGGCGACCGCCTGGACGACCTGATCGGCAAGACGGACGACCTGCAGGCCTCA GCCGACTCCTTTCAAAGGACCTCCACACGGGTGGCCAGGAAGTACTGgtggaaaaacatcaaaatgatgATCCTAATCGgtgtggtggtgctggtggtcctcatcctcatcatcctcttTGCTACTAATGTCATTTAA
- the LOC131119999 gene encoding aryl hydrocarbon receptor-like — protein MLGNVGVYAVKRRKKPVQKNAPQPPTKTNPSKRHRDRLNVELERLTSLLPFSEEIRGRLDKLSVLRLSVGYLKVKHYFHDDLHSKIAALPPDAQAVSLDGVRFSEGELLLKSLCGFVLVVTRDGTVFYASPTIQDFLGFHQSDVVQQSVLDLVHVDDRELFSCQLQLGVHLSDTPSHAGCSATSSSSLLPPEDSFFLERSFCCRLRCLLDNTSGFLALKFSGHLKYLQGKAEADGSPQLALFAIATPLQPPSVMEIRTKTLIFQTKHRMDFGPMAIDTRGKLVLGFSETELITTRSGYQFIHAADMMYCADNHLRMIKTGDSGFTFFRLLTKAGRWLWVQANARVVFKDGRPDFIIARQKPLTNEEGEDHFQRRRQQLPFNVSTGEGVLYDLETFSIPPSPQDPPTDKPLDPSSILGSLCRQDRSLYSQPQLPATEPHIFSHADDQEPDQSQQTLERAFLDSHALLSVPGQLCSPHEERPSVGDFTSQAMLDSLEQILGDIGDGVLEGLEVEQRELRDWESTILRMNHHRELGHILANDVFSYVEEALRRETGGDMKTSGVETPQLPASMPLYSLQKNSTLFDSGQEVLTNTHLGHIWPAGVAAHHCGDHTQPAHSCHRETPTLTCQTWHPLEANSLSTHTGYHAHPPQRTGYHAHPPQHTSWPPFHQHNIMSQSTSSCVFEPPLPQAGSNCAFTCPHAVGGALNAAAAEAQIHTAVLNHVSDEIPGQSFGKGSLRSTFFCWNGPAEIPKASLNPYVFPGHPAGSVNLSQKPEPPV, from the exons ATGCTGGGAAATGTCGGCGTTTACGCggtgaagaggaggaagaagcccGTTCAGAAGAA CGCCCCGCAACCGCCCACGAAGACCAACCCGTCCAAGCGGCACCGGGACCGGCTCAATGTGGAGCTGGAACGCCTGACCAGCCTGCTGCCCTTTTCCGAGGAGATCCGCGGCCGCCTGGACAAGCTGTCAGTGCTGCGGCTCAGTGTGGGATACCTCAAGGTCAAGCACTACTTCCACG ACGACCTACACAGCAAAATTGCTGCGCTCCCTCCTGATGCGCAGGCGGTGTCCCTGGATGGCGTCAGGTTCTCTGAAGGCGAGCTCCTCCTGAAG TCTCTCTGCGGCTTCGTCTTGGTGGTGACGAGAGATGGCACCGTCTTCTACGCGTCTCCCACCATCCAGGACTTCCTGGGCTTCCATCAG TCTGATGTTGTGCAGCAGAGCGTGTTGGACCTGGTCCACGTTGACGACAGAGAGCTGTTCAGCTGCCAGCTACAGCTCGGCGTCCACCTCAGCGACACGCCATCCCACGCCG GCTGCAGCGCTACCAGCAGCTCCAGTCTTCTTCCGCCGGAGGACTCCTTCTTCCTGGAGAGAAGTTTCTGCTGTCGCCTTCGCTGCCTCCTGGACAACACGTCTGGGTTCCTG GCTCTCAAGTTCTCCGGCCACCTGAAGTACCTGCAGGGCAAAGCCGAGGCTGACGGGAGTCCTCAGCTTGCTCTCTTCGCCATCGCCACGCCTCTGCAGCCGCCCTCCGTAATGGAGATCCGCACCAAGACGCTAATTTTCCAGACCAAACACCGGATGGACTTTGGTCCCATGGCCATCGACACCAG gggCAAGCTGGTGTTGGGCTTCTCTGAGACGGAGTTGATCACCACCAGATCGGGCTACCAGTTCATCCACGCCGCTGACATGATGTACTGCGCCGACAACCACCTCAGGA TGATCAAAACCGGAGACAGCGGCTTCACTTTCTTCCGTCTGCTCACCAAGGCAGGACGGTGGTTGTGGGTTCAGGCCAATGCCAGGGTTGTCTTCAAGGACGGAAGGCCCGACTTCATCATCGCTAGGCAGAAGCCTCTCAC AAATGAAGAGGGAGAGGATCACTTCCAGCGTAGAAGACAGCAGCTTCCGTTCAACGTGTCCACAGGAGAAGGAGTCCTCTATGACCTTGAAACCTTTTCCATCCCTCCCAGCCCCCAGGATCCCCCCACAGACAAGCCACTGGATCCCAGCTCCATACTGGGGTCCTTATGCCGCCAGGACCGGTCTCTGTACTCCCAGCCTCAGCTTCCCGCCACAGAACCCCACATCTTCTCTCATGCGGACGATCAGGAGCCTGACCAATCCCAGCAGACTTTGGAGCGGGCCTTCCTGGACAGCCACGCCCTGCTCAGCGTGCCGGGTCAGCTGTGCTCGCCTCATGAGGAGAGGCCCTCCGTTGGAGACTTCACATCACAGGCCATGCTGGACTCGCTGGAGCAGATCCTGGGAGACATCGGGGACGGGGTCCTGGAAGGTCTGGAGGTTGAGCAGAGGGAGCTGAGGGATTGGGAGAGCACCATCCTAAGGATGAATCACCACAGGGAACTCGGTCACATCCTGGCCAATGACGTGTTCTCCTATGTAGAGGAGGCGCTCAGGAGGGAGACGGGAGGAGACATGAAGACCTCAGGAGTGGAAACACCTCAGCTTCCTGCTTCCATGCCTTTATACTCTTTACAGAAGAATTCAACACTCTTTGACAGTGGACAGGAAGTTCTCACCAACACTCACTTGGGACACATCTGGCCTGCTGGTGTTGCCGCGCACCACTGTGGCGACCACACACAGCCTGCACACTCCTGCCACCGAGAAACACCCACCCTCACCTGTCAGACCTGGCATCCTTTGGAAGCAAACTCCCTTTCTACCCACACCGGGTACCACGCCCACCCTCCCCAGCGCACCGGGTACCACGCCCACCCTCCCCAGCACACCTCCTGGCCTCCGTTTCACCAGCACAACATCATGTCGCAGTCGACCAGCAGCTGCGTATTTGAGCCTCCCCTCCCTCAGGCGGGTTCAAACTGCGCCTTCACCTGCCCGCATGCGGTGGGAGGAGCACTGAACGCCGCTGCAGCTGAAGCACAGATTCACACAGCTGTGCTCAATCATGTGAGCGACGAGATCCCAGGACAGTCTTTTGGAAAGGGATCATTGCGGTCCAC